The Lathyrus oleraceus cultivar Zhongwan6 chromosome 5, CAAS_Psat_ZW6_1.0, whole genome shotgun sequence genome includes the window TATAAGGATGATATACATGATAATAACTTTCAATTTAATGATAGATTTTATTAAACACATATACGCTAAAGAATTATCGAATGTGTTATGTTAATAAATTTAATATCTTGGTATCATTTGATTTTTAAGTAATAAATATACAGGGAGAGGGAGAACGGAAATGATGTTTAATATGTATTTTAAATAGGTTTTGATTGAAAAATTAAACTTCCTTAGTTTTCTACCGATATAAACAAACAAAAAGTTATTTGGTCGTTTGAACGTCGCATGATTTATAATCACTTCAAACAAACTGATATAAAACTTTACAAGTTTCATTACTTGTTTGATATATTCTTTTGAATCTATAGTCTCTTTCAACTCATTAGTCCAACGCcaaataaaatatattaaaacaTTTATTTAGGCTTTCGATTACTTCAACAAAACACATTTAAAACATTTGGAACTTTACAAAGATATCATCCCAAATTTCACTTGCAGAAAAACGAGTGCTAAGAAGAGATCAACAATTGGACAGTGTTTTCAATATCAGTATCGCCAAATATCAAAACTAGTCTTCATAACCAGACCAATTTTCACTTTCAATACCCCATCCATAATCATACCTAGAAGAGTAGCAATGTAGTGATGGAGGTCTAAAATCCATAACATTTTCTCTACACCTTTTCTCCAACCTTTCAATATTATAGTAACAACAACATTCTTTCAAGTCAAGATACTTAAGAAAGGGACATCCATCAAGAATGACAAGAACGCCATCCTCGGAAGGCATATTTCCACAAATTTTAAGATGATGTAATCCGGGCATTGTTTTTGCAATAGCAAATGACACATCATTCTCTCTGTCGTTCGCTACGATCCACCTGCATTTCAATGTTTTCAAAAGCGGACAATATCGGCCAATAATTTCTAAGCTATCCTTTGACAGTTGAGTTTGATATGAAATGTCAAGAGTCTCTAACTGCGACATCTTCTTAACAGATTCACAGAATCCTTTATCTGAGAGCTCTGCACACATTGCAATACGCATGTGTCGAAGGTGACCAGCGCTGTAAAATTTGCAGCAAGACATATTAAAATGGTATGACTTAAAACGCAAGAAAAATATTATGAGATTAATTACCAATTATCGGCTATGTACGCAAGAAGATCATCCGTTGCAAAATGCTCAATATCAATGTCTTCTACCTGACCGCAACTTCGCTCAATTGCATTGCGACAAATCTTCACAAATTTATCCTTGTTGCGCATGGAATGCTTATAACCATACTTGGTAATATTAATGGTTCGCCACATGCAAGGATCCTTGCAGATGTTCCACCATAAAGAACAGACTTGAGATGCACTAGTCAATATTTCAATCGTCCCTAACCTCTGGAGGATGTTTGCTGTTACATCTCTTGGAAGATCAAGCCAGTTTGGACCAGTTgttattttcatattttcattGATTACTAGAATAGAAGAAATCATACCGCAAGTGAAGTTAAGATTGTAGTATTATTGTGACCTTTTGTAAATGAAAAAACTAGTTAAAAGCTTTGAAAGTGAAATTTAGTTTCCAATGGACATTGAAAAATGATGAGGATTATTATTATCCTGcattgaaaataataaaagtgGCTTTGTTTCCAATATTAAAAAGAAATGTGGAATAGCATATTTATGAAATTGTGGACGGTGGAATTCGTTCTTTTAAATTAGTCTATCGTAAAGTTAATATaaaaaatttttaaaaaaaaggGGAAGCATATTTTcattaaaagaaaaaaaaaattacaaaatgGACTTAGCTATATTTATAGGCGTGTTGGAGATCAATATTTCCTTTCTTCCAAATTATAAGTTATTTTGTAAAAAAATGTATCATAAATTATAAGTCATTTTATCCTTTCAATATAATATTAATGATATTTTTCTTAATATATCCTCtatcatttattattattatttcttctTTTTGATTTTTGAACATTTTTTTTCATACATAACAATGAATGATAAAATTGTAAAATCAGATATAATTTATTTTCTTCTTGCAATATTAATTGCGTTTCTTAATTTATATGAAATGTCCAAGACGttttataatttataataaagATACTATTTGTTAGAGAAATATGTTCTAAGTAACTACCCTTACAACTAATTAATCCATTAACCTTATAACTAACTAACATAATAgttataaaataattaatgatGTAAAAGAGCTTTGATGAAGAGATTAGCAACTTGGTTCTCAAAGTTGATAGGTATGATATTAATGATCTTTGCTTGCAGTTTGTCACGTATTAAATGGCAATTCATCTCCATTTGCTTCGTCTCTTTGTGAAAAACAGAGTTTGAGACAACGAGAATTACACTTTTGATGTCACATAATATTGTTAGAACATTGTTACAGGTCACAATGGTGTTGAATATAGAAGT containing:
- the LOC127083796 gene encoding putative F-box/LRR-repeat protein 9, with the protein product MKITTGPNWLDLPRDVTANILQRLGTIEILTSASQVCSLWWNICKDPCMWRTINITKYGYKHSMRNKDKFVKICRNAIERSCGQVEDIDIEHFATDDLLAYIADNCAGHLRHMRIAMCAELSDKGFCESVKKMSQLETLDISYQTQLSKDSLEIIGRYCPLLKTLKCRWIVANDRENDVSFAIAKTMPGLHHLKICGNMPSEDGVLVILDGCPFLKYLDLKECCCYYNIERLEKRCRENVMDFRPPSLHCYSSRYDYGWGIESENWSGYED